In Buchnera aphidicola (Chaetogeoica yunlongensis), the genomic stretch AGAAAGTTTTTCTATTTTTTGATTAATGTTTTTTTTCTTTTTTACACCAGCTGTATCAAAAAAAATATATTTTTTTTTATCATGTTTAATCAAATGAAAAATAGAATCTCTAGTAGTACCTGGTTGATCATGGGTAACCATTCTTTCCTGATTAAGAAGAGTATTAATTAAAGTAGATTTTCCTACATTTGGTTTACCTATAATTGCTATTTTAATAATTTTTTCTAATGAATTTATACACATTTTTTTTTTATGTGTAATAGAGTACATTAAATTAAAATTATTTTTAGATTTTTCTGAATTTTTATTAGAAATATTTAATAAAAGAAAAATTTGATTTAATAAAAATTTAATACCTATTCCATTTGTAGCAGAAATATAAAAAGTGTTTTTTATTCCTAAAATACAAAATTCATTTTTTAATACATCTACATTTAAACCTTCAATTTTATTAACTAATAAAAAAATATTTTTTTGATATTTTTTTAGGAGTTTGAAAATTTCAAAATCTTGATTTATTACTTTTTCTCGAGCATTTACAACAAAAAAAATTAAATTTGATTGTTTAATAGAAAGAATTACTTGCTTTAAAATTTCTATATATAAAGAGTCTTTTTCTGTTTTCTTATTGTTTAAACCTGGAGTGTCAATTAAGATTATTTTTTTTGTATTATTAGAAATAATATAACCATACTTTCTGTCACGTGTTAATGATGCATAATTAGAAACTAGTGCATCATTACGATTACAAATTAATTTGTTAAATAAAGTTGATTTTCCAACATTGGTTCTTCCAATTAAAGCAATAACAGTTTCCATATTATCTTCTTTTATTATTTTTTAAATTAAAGTTATGACTAAATTTCATTAAATAGTTTATTTTCATCTCTATAATTTTGTTAAAGTCAAAAAAATTTTTTTGAGTAATGTTTTTCTTCCATAGATGAAGAGCATGTTCTACTTTATTTAGTTTAAAATAAATATCTCCTTTAAAATTGTTTTTTATATAATCCCAAGAATCATCTTGAATACTATTTATTATATTTATGGATTTTTTTAAACTACCATTTTGGAATTGAATTTGTGCTATCTTCAAAGAATACAAATTGAAAATATTAGAATCAATTGAATATTTTCTACTTATTTCTAATATTTTTTTTGCGTCATTTAATTTGTTATTTTGTATATATAATTTTACTAATTTTAATATTGTTAAATTTCCATTAATATTTTTATTTTTTTGGATAAAATTTTTTATTTTTTCTAACTCATATTCTTTTTTATGTATCAAAAATTCTATATTATTATCGTGCATATTAATATATTTTTTTTTTTCTATAAATTTTATGCTAAAGAAGTATAAAACTATTATTATTAGTGATAAAAAAATGATAAAAAAAAATTTTTGATGTAAATTAAATGACCCGTTTATATATTTATTGTTCATAATTGGTGTATATTATTTTATAGGTGCTAATTTTATATTAATTTTCTATTTTCAATAATAAATAAAAAATTGAATTTAAAAATTAATAGTGTTTTATAAAAAATTTTATATTATTTTTATCTATAAAATGCATCATTAAATATAAAAATTATATCATAAAAAATTCTGATTTATAAAAACCAGTTTAGTAAAAATTAATAATATATATACTAGGAAAAAAAGAAATTAACAATATATTAATAGAAGCAGGACCAACACTTTCTAGTGAATTTTTAAAACTAAATCTAATAAATGAATTAATTTATATATTGCACCTAAATTACTAGGGCATTGCGCGTATCCGTTATATATATACTTATAATATT encodes the following:
- the der gene encoding ribosome biogenesis GTPase Der; translated protein: METVIALIGRTNVGKSTLFNKLICNRNDALVSNYASLTRDRKYGYIISNNTKKIILIDTPGLNNKKTEKDSLYIEILKQVILSIKQSNLIFFVVNAREKVINQDFEIFKLLKKYQKNIFLLVNKIEGLNVDVLKNEFCILGIKNTFYISATNGIGIKFLLNQIFLLLNISNKNSEKSKNNFNLMYSITHKKKMCINSLEKIIKIAIIGKPNVGKSTLINTLLNQERMVTHDQPGTTRDSIFHLIKHDKKKYIFFDTAGVKKKKNINQKIEKLSVYKTLNTLKLVNIALLVIDAENEISDQDLYLFHCIKNYSCPIVIVLNKCDLISNKKRIEIIHSRKLKFMNYVKYHFISAKKKTGINKLFQLIEQAFYHSTRKFKTSQITDILQLAIKNHKPPIYNKHQIKIKYAHIGRYNPITIIIHGNKLENLSLNYKKYLTNFFQSKLNIVGSSIILYFKTNRNPFYHKN
- a CDS encoding tetratricopeptide repeat protein, yielding MHDNNIEFLIHKKEYELEKIKNFIQKNKNINGNLTILKLVKLYIQNNKLNDAKKILEISRKYSIDSNIFNLYSLKIAQIQFQNGSLKKSINIINSIQDDSWDYIKNNFKGDIYFKLNKVEHALHLWKKNITQKNFFDFNKIIEMKINYLMKFSHNFNLKNNKRR